Proteins encoded within one genomic window of Arachis ipaensis cultivar K30076 chromosome B08, Araip1.1, whole genome shotgun sequence:
- the LOC107613636 gene encoding uncharacterized protein LOC107613636, with product MPTVWFSLKRSLHCKSDASEVHDPKSRKQQLSTILTTKRASGRSGCSRSIANLKDVIHGSKRHIEKPPTCSPRSIGSSEFLNPITHEVILSNSRCELKITGYGGGFHEGLGTVGNNGNNNNGGALGSENSTFVGTLRPGTPGPGGHPTMHYFNPSFRPSTTPPRKSPFLLGDSNKEGSGFHGGGGAAAGFHHSSNRLSLETDSNGACTVTCHKCGEQFTKWDAAEAHHLSKHAVTELVEGDSSRKIVEIICRTSWLKSENQCGRIERVLKVHNMQKTLARFEEYREMVKIKASKLQKKHPRCLADGNELLRFYGTTVACSLGLNGSSSLCLSERCCVCRIIRNGFSAKKELKGGIGVFTTSTSGRAFESIEVIDQDPSLRKVLIVCRVIAGRVHRPLENIQEIAGQTGFDSLAGKVGLYSNIEELYLLNPRALLPCFVVICKP from the exons ATGCCAACAGTGTGGTTCTCACTGAAGAGGTCACTACACTGCAAATCAGATGCATCAGAAGTTCATGATCCTAAATCAAGGAAGCAGCAATTGAGCACAATCTTAACCACAAAGAGGGCATCAGGTAGGTCAGGATGCTCAAGGTCCATTGCAAATCTCAAAGATGTCATCCATGGAAGCAAGAGGCACATTGAGAAGCCACCAACTTGCAGCCCAAGATCCATAGGTAGCAGTGAGTTCCTCAACCCCATAACACATGAAGTCATCTTGAGCAATTCAAGGTGTGAACTCAAAATCACTGGCTATGGTGGAGGCTTCCATGAAGGGCTTGGAACTGTTGGTAACAATggtaataacaacaatggtggtgCTCTTGGTAGTGAAAATTCAACCTTTGTTGGAACTTTAAGGCCTGGTACCCCTGGACCTGGAGGGCACCCTACAATGCACTACTTTAACCCTTCCTTTAGGCCTTCAACCACCCCACCAAGGAAATCTCCTTTCCTTTTAGGAGATAGTAATAAAGAAGGGTCTGGCTtccatggtggtggtggtgctgctGCTGGATTTCATCATTCAAGCAATAGATTGTCTCTTGAGACAGATTCCAATGGGGCTTGCACTGTTACTTGTCACAAATGTGGAGAGCAATTCACCAAATGGGATGCTGCTGAAGCTCATCATCTCTCCAAGCATGCTG TAACTGAACTTGTGGAAGGTGATTCTTCAAGAAAAATAGTGGAGATAATATGCAGGACAAGCTGGTTGAAATCAGAGAACCAATGTGGTAGAATTGAGAGAGTGTTGAAAGTGCACAACATGCAGAAGACATTGGCAAGGTTTGAAGAATACAGAGAGATGGTGAAGATCAAAGCAAGCAAGCTCCAAAAGAAGCATCCAAGGTGCCTTGCTGATGGGAATGAACTCTTAAGGTTCTATGGAACCACAGTTGCATGTTCCTTAGGCCTCAATGGCTCTTCAAGCCTTTGTTTATCTGAGAGATGCTGTGTTTGTAGGATCATAAGAAATGGTTTTTCAGCCAAGAAGGAACTCAAGGGTGGAATTGGTGTTTTCACCACTTCAACAAGTGGAAGAGCCTTTGAATCCATTGAGGTAATTGATCAAGACCCTTCACTGAGAAAAGTGTTGATAGTCTGTAGAGTTATTGCTGGTAGGGTCCATAGGCCTCTAGAGAACATTCAAGAGATTGCAGGCCAAACAGGATTTGATTCTCTGGCTGGGAAAGTTGGTCTTTATTCAAATATTGAGGAGCTTTATTTGCTCAATCCTAGAGCTCTTCTTCCTTGCTTTGTGGTGATTTGCAAACCCTGA